The nucleotide sequence AGTTGTACTTGTTTGTATCTTAGGAAGTCATTCTTCAATGCTTCTGGAATTATTAATTTTCTAAATACTTAATAATAAGATCAGTCGAGTTTAGATAATAAATTTTTACTATGCAATAATTTGTGTACAATAGAGGCAACATTACCACACCAgtgttttaaattataaaagatAGATAAATGACgttgatttttttttataatctttTTAGTGTCCTCTTTTTgtcttttaacatttttttcttttccgcTGATAGTTTTTTATCTCCTGCATGCTTTTTTGGGAGAGGTCCTCCGACTTCAGAGGAAGCACAACTTTCCAGACCTGCTTTGCTGCCTTTTCCACCTCCCTGAGGCATAAGTTCATCGCATATTATTTATTGTTGGGTACGTGTGCAAATCAATATATCTCTTAATGTGATATTACCTGCGCATGTATTTCTGTCATCATTTTTGCCCGTTCTGAGTAATCATCGTACCTTTGTAGAAGTAATTTACCAGCTTCTTCATTTAAAGCAGATTCTGCATTTGGCACTATTAAGAGACATTTTACAGTCTgaaacaaaatatttgtaaGTATTAGTAATGCCTTTCTTAAACTTTCTGAGTTTTATTTCCATAATTAAgtacattcatatttatttattaatcatTTATGATTTACCAGTAGTATATGTTTTATTCCGAGATCTGATTTCCAATCCTTCTTTAAAGTATTAACACATATTTCTCCATTTTTTGCAACATTTGGATGAAAAATCTTTGTTAAGAAAAATGCCTTTGGTGGTCCTTGAGGAAAGTCTTTACCAAGAGCTAATTTTACTCTGAAGAAACCACCAGCATATGGTGTTCCCGCTGGTATTAGAAAAAggtgatatttttaatttactaaTACTATAATCTTCTTTAGAAGTTTGTATAGAATTTAATAAATCAAACTATCATACATACAAATTAATATGTAAATAGATACGAAATTcacatttttaacaataatgaaTCATAGATTGATAAGGTATTTAGAGATATTTTGTAAAACATATgaagttttatatattttacaaatttaatCAGTTTGAAATTCcagatataaataattttttaatttattttggaaataaaaattttgttgatatataataaaaataaacctacatatataaatatatatgtgtgtaatgtacaggtataattgacatgtGAATAGGTTATGGTTCAATAATTGGAGATCTCTCTAAATAGTAAGGCATTATTCGATCTAAATTTTACGAGGATAGGAATTACGTGAGCTTTAATCTTACAAGGTCCTTCTATAGTAGCTTGAATGTCAGTAACATCTTCTTCGTTCAAAATAACACGAATACCCTCGGGTGGTTGTGTTGCTAATTCGCTCATTTCTTTGGCTACCCGCCGAATAATTTGTGGAGAAAGGTTTTCAACGTTTGATATCTAAAAAAGTAAATAATAATACGCAGTTCAATATACTGGAAGTATGATACATTACGAGAGACCCGTCCTTAACCAGAAGATAAACAAGAAGTACCGCCGTTAAAATTTGAAGTTACGA is from Colletes latitarsis isolate SP2378_abdomen chromosome 4, iyColLati1, whole genome shotgun sequence and encodes:
- the LOC143341465 gene encoding ubiquitin-conjugating enzyme E2 S isoform X1, producing the protein MAAVSSISNVENLSPQIIRRVAKEMSELATQPPEGIRVILNEEDVTDIQATIEGPSGTPYAGGFFRVKLALGKDFPQGPPKAFFLTKIFHPNVAKNGEICVNTLKKDWKSDLGIKHILLTVKCLLIVPNAESALNEEAGKLLLQRYDDYSERAKMMTEIHAQGGGKGSKAGLESCASSEVGGPLPKKHAGDKKLSAEKKKMLKDKKRTLKRL
- the LOC143341465 gene encoding ubiquitin-conjugating enzyme E2 S isoform X2; its protein translation is MAAISNVENLSPQIIRRVAKEMSELATQPPEGIRVILNEEDVTDIQATIEGPSGTPYAGGFFRVKLALGKDFPQGPPKAFFLTKIFHPNVAKNGEICVNTLKKDWKSDLGIKHILLTVKCLLIVPNAESALNEEAGKLLLQRYDDYSERAKMMTEIHAQGGGKGSKAGLESCASSEVGGPLPKKHAGDKKLSAEKKKMLKDKKRTLKRL